Genomic segment of Calditrichota bacterium:
TCGCTTTCAACCGGAGTTTCCTCTCCCGTTTCTTGCACAATCAATAATTCATCAGATGTAAATATTTTTTCAATTTCCAAAATAATAACTAATTGATCCAGATAATTAGCAACGCCTTTGATGAACTCAGTCTTCAAATGCGTGCCGATTTTTGGCGCTGGTTCAATCTGTTCCGGATAAATCTGAATGACTTCACGCACTGCGTCAGCGAGAACGCCCAGCGTCGTTTTTTCGCCGTCGATGTCCACATTGACAATAATAATGCAGCTCTCCCGCGTTTTGATTGTTTCCGACAGGCCAAATTTCAGCCGCAGATCAATGATCGGGACAATTTTTCCGCGAAGATTAATGACCCCGCGCATGAACGGCGGCGTGCGCGGCACGCGGGTGATACTTTCAAAATCCAGAACCGATTGCACTTTTTCTATTTCAAACCCATATTGCTCATGGTCAAGCGCAAAAGTCAAATAATGAGCAGGTTTTTGGATCTGATTTTCACTCACTTTCTTTCTCCTGATTTTTAGTAACGTTCAAATTCTTCATCCAGAGCATCTTTTTTGCCAAACCCATTCCCATCTAAATCAATGGCGACGACTTCTTCTCGCGGTCGTTGAAAATTAGCATTTTGTGCTTTCGCCGTTTGTTTTGCATTGAATTTTGGCTTTGAAACAGAAGCAAATGAAAGCTGTGAACCGCCATTTCCATTGCCAACATTATCTTCGAGTCGGAAAAATTCCACAGTTGCGCGCAACTGCATCGCCTGACTGGCAAGTTCTTCGGAAGTCGCAGATAATTCCTCAGCAGCCGAGGCGTTTTGTTGAGTAACCGTATCCAATTGCTGAATCGCTTCATTTATCTGGTCAGCGCCGAGCCGCTGCTCCTCGCTGGCGGCAGTGATTTCTTTGACTAACTCGGCAGTTCTTTCAATTTCCGGAAGCAATTTATCCAGCATCGCGCCTGCTTTTTCCACTGTTTCCACACTTGCAGCCGTCAAATCACTGATTTCCGCTGCCGCTTTTCGGCTTCTTTCCGCCAATTTGCGAACTTCCGCCGCGACGACCGCAAATCCTTTTCCGTGCTCGCCGGCTCTGGCAGCTTCAATGGCAGCATTCAACGCCAGCATATTTGTTTGCCTGGCAATTTCTTCGATAATGGAAATTTTTTCGGCAATAGTGTGCATCGCTTGCACAGTCTCGTTCGCTGCTGCGACTCCGTCGCGCATGTCTTTTGTGGATTGTGCGGCAATTTCTTCGGTCGCTTTCGCATTTTCTGCATTCTGTCGAATGTTGGTAACCATCTGTTCCATGGAAGAAGCGACCTCTTCCGTGGAAGCCGCCTGTTCGGTAGCTCCCTGCGACATTTGCTGCGAAGCGGAACTCAGTTCCTCGCTGCCGGCAGCTACGTTTTCGGCGGAAACGCGAATTTCACTGACTATCCGACGCATCCTTTCAACCATGATTTTTATATCTGCCAAAACTCCGCTGATTTTTTTGTGACCCGCGCCAACTTCAAAACTAAAATCACCATCAACGATGTGGCTCAGCGATCTTCTTATGATTTTAGGATCAGCGCCCAGATTTTTGTAAACTGAATACGTGACAAAAGACGATCCAAATAAGCCCGCCAAAGACAGAAAAATTGTTATCCAGATAATCATCTGCCGGTTTTTCGCCTGATCATTTCCCATTTTCAAATAAGATTGATTTGATAGCCTTATTATTTCTGCTCTCAATTGATCAATTTTTTCTGCCAAAACCGCTTTTTGTTGTTGTAATTGCTGACTCAAATTTGACGCGGATCGATACTTTCTTAATTTCAATAATGAAATGAGTTGTTTATTTTGATTGTCTATCTCATCGTTTTTTGATTTCAGCTTTGCAAAAGAAACATAAATTTTTTCCAATTGATCATGCAAATAGCTTTTTTCCCGCAACTTCGCCTCAAGTTCATTCATTTTTTTCATTGTGAACTGCGCAAATTCTTGCTGGTGCAGATTATAA
This window contains:
- a CDS encoding methyl-accepting chemotaxis protein; its protein translation is MKRATLINRRWFWLIAFVILTTILVGTGLKAAVGETGFSVSTSDQLFNRGVFNNTWFYLLEIFFMLLFVVLGIYFARVKDMRGETKYSFTIGAKFVAVYGGAFCALLCLSFFVIDKINGLNRDIKEVAFVNQKIADLVASYEDYFGKKEAVLGQALFGITTNNRAVFDEIENDYNLHQQEFAQFTMKKMNELEAKLREKSYLHDQLEKIYVSFAKLKSKNDEIDNQNKQLISLLKLRKYRSASNLSQQLQQQKAVLAEKIDQLRAEIIRLSNQSYLKMGNDQAKNRQMIIWITIFLSLAGLFGSSFVTYSVYKNLGADPKIIRRSLSHIVDGDFSFEVGAGHKKISGVLADIKIMVERMRRIVSEIRVSAENVAAGSEELSSASQQMSQGATEQAASTEEVASSMEQMVTNIRQNAENAKATEEIAAQSTKDMRDGVAAANETVQAMHTIAEKISIIEEIARQTNMLALNAAIEAARAGEHGKGFAVVAAEVRKLAERSRKAAAEISDLTAASVETVEKAGAMLDKLLPEIERTAELVKEITAASEEQRLGADQINEAIQQLDTVTQQNASAAEELSATSEELASQAMQLRATVEFFRLEDNVGNGNGGSQLSFASVSKPKFNAKQTAKAQNANFQRPREEVVAIDLDGNGFGKKDALDEEFERY
- a CDS encoding chemotaxis protein CheW gives rise to the protein MSENQIQKPAHYLTFALDHEQYGFEIEKVQSVLDFESITRVPRTPPFMRGVINLRGKIVPIIDLRLKFGLSETIKTRESCIIIVNVDIDGEKTTLGVLADAVREVIQIYPEQIEPAPKIGTHLKTEFIKGVANYLDQLVIILEIEKIFTSDELLIVQETGEETPVESEFEILVNQ